The following is a genomic window from Methylomarinum vadi.
TTTCTGGTCGAGGGCGACGCCTCCACTTACTCGACGTTCGGTCATCTGGCCCGCACCGTGCAGGCTTTAGATGCCGCCGTCGCGATCGAAACCGTGGCCGGCGTGCCGTCTTTCAACGCCGCCGCCGCGCGGGTGGCGATGCCGCTGGCCGATACCGACGAGACCGTCGCGATCATACCGGCCGGTTATGGCATCGGCATGATCGAACGTTTGCTGGACGATTTCGACACGCTGATATTGCTGAAGGTCAAACCCTTATTAGACGACATTATCGACTTGTTGCAACGCCGCAATCTGCTAGCACAAGCAGCATTCGTCGAGAAAGCCGGCGCGCCGGAAGAACGGGTCGAGCGAGATGTCCAGCGTCTGCAAGGCGCAAAGGTCAATTATCTATCCCTGCTATTGATCCGAAATCCGCACCGGCAGCGCGGCGAATTGATTCGCGGCTGCCGTAAGAAAACATCAACCACTGAATTGGAGTCATAAGCACCATGACCGAACCCCGTATCGTGCTGGTCGCGATCACTAAACACGGTTTGTCGCAAGCGCTAAGGCTTGCAGCACAATTACCCGAAGCGCATTTGGCGGTTTCGGAAAAATTCGCCGCCGATTTGCCCGATATCGCCAATCCCATCGAAATACTGTCAGGCGCGTTGCGCGCGAATATCGGTAGGCTGTTTGAAAATTACGATCAGTTAGTGATGTTTATTTCGCTGGGCGCGGTGGTTAGGCTTATTGCACCGTATCTCAAATCCAAGGATGAAGACCTCGGGGTGGTCGTCATCGATGATGCCGGGAAATTCGTGATTCCGGTGTTATCCGGCCATGTCGGCGGGGCCAATGCCTTTGCCGAACGCTTGGCGGCGCTGTTGGATGCGCAAGCGGTATTGACCACGGCTTCCGATGTCGGCAAAACCATCCCGGTGGATATTCTGGGCCGGGAATTGGGCTGGCGGGTCGAGGCGCCGAAAATCAACATCACCCGCGTATCGGCGCATGTCGTCAACGAAGAGCCGATTGCCCTCGTGCAGGAGGCCGGGGCCAAGAACTGGTGGTCGCGGCCGACGCCGCTGCCCGGCAATATCCATCTGTTCGAGCGTTTCGAGGAGGTCGATCTCGACCGTTATCGCGCGGTGCTGTGGGTTACCCGACGCGACATCGAGCCCGGCTGCTGGGACAAGCTCGCCGAACGTCTGGTGGTGTATCGTCCGCCGCTGGGGCAGGATTCATGAAAGTCATACTGGGTCTGGGCTGCGACCGCGATACCTCGACGGCTACGGTGCAGAGCGCGGTCGAGCAGGCTTTGGCGCTGGCGGGCTTGGACAAGCGCGCCGTCGCCGGCCTGGCGACCATTGACAAGAAAAGCGACGAGACCGCGATTTTAGAGTTAGCGCAGATGTACGGCTGGCCGTTGCAGTTTTTCAGCGCGCAACAACTGGCGCGAGTCGACGTTCCGAATCCGTCGGAAACCGTGCGCAAATACATGGGTACGCCCGCGGTGGCCGAAGCCGCCGCGCTGTTGGCGGCCAATGCGACTATGTCGGCCTTATTGTTGGAAAAACACAAATACCGCGGCGAGGACGGCAAAAACGCCACGGTTTCGATAGTCAACTTGAGAGAGTGATGAACAAAGGCAAAATTTTATTAGTCGGTTTCGGCCCCGGAGCGCCGAAGCACATGAGTCAGCGGGCCCTGGACGCCATCGCCGAGGCGGATGTGGTGATCGGTTATTCCACTTATATCAAACTGGTGCAGGACCTGCTCGACGGTAAGGAAGTGATTCGTAAAGGCATGACCGAAGAACTGGACCGCAGCATCGAGGCTTACGAACATGCCCGTCTGGGTAAAACGGTCGCATTGGTATCGTCGGGCGACATCGGCGTTTACGGCATGGCGGGACCGACTTACGAAGTGCTGTTCCAGGCCGGCTGGACGCCGGATAGCGGTATCAGCGTGGAAGTGATACCCGGCGCGACGGCCTTGAATGCCTGTGCGGCGCTGGTCGGCGCGCCGCTGACCCACGATTTTTGTTCGATCTCGTTGTCGGATCTACTGACGCCGTGGCCAACCATCGCCCGTCGTTTGGAGGCCGCGGCCCGAGCCGATTTCGTCGTCGGACTGTACAACCCGAAAAGTGGCTGCCGCACCCAACAAATTGTCGAGGCGCAACGAATCTTGCTGTTGCATCGCCGGGCGGATACGCCGGTGGCGATCGTCAAATCCGGTTACCGCCGCCGTCAATTTATACAAATGACCACACTGGCGCAAATGGCCGATTGCGAGATCGGCATGTTATGCACGGTATTGATCGGCAACAGCAGCACCTTCGTTCGCGAAGGTTTGATGGTCACGCCGCGCGGTTATGCCAATAAATACGATACATTGACCGGCGAAACCAGAAACGGCGAGCAGGCCGGCCGCTCGCTGAGCATGGGACTGACAGGCTGGCATGCCTGCGTGCGCCGTCATATCGGCGAGCATCCCGAGGCGAACTTACGCGATATCGCCGGGCATTTCGACGCGCCGTTAGGCGAAATATTGGCTGCCGTCGCGGATGCCGGAGAGGACGATGAGGCCGGTGTGATGAAAAGCAAGCCGATAGCTGAGGAGCAGTTGGATGAAGTGCTGGCTGCGGCGAGCAACTGGGGGCGACTGCGGGCCGTGGTGCGCAGTCATGGCGCCATCGCCGAAATCCTGTTGGAAGCGCAAAATCTGACCCGGAAAAACACATGGTTAAATTTAACCAACGAGCATTGCCATTTGCATGTCGATACCGCTCGCATCGCCGGCGCCTGGTTTTTCTGTCAAGGCGACAAACAACAGGGATTGTATTTGACCGATGCTCACGGAGAAGCGATTTGTTCGTTGCTGCTGGTCAAAGCGGGCGGTCAATTCGACCAGAATGCCCTTGAGTGCTTCCAGCAAGCGATCGGACAATTCGGTCAAACGCCAAGATTAGACTGAGGCGCTATGGATTTAGCAAAAAATAACTTCACGATCTAGTTACCATGCTCTGCGTGGTAACTCAGACAGGGACGCTCCCGCGTCCCGAACCGCAGAGCGGTTCAGACTGCATTCCCACGCGGAGCGCGGGAACGAGTGTAAATGCCAAGCTTTGCCGAAGACGCTATTTCAAAACAAGAGAAGATCGATGAATGACATGACTATTCCCGAAAAACCCAAACTGGGCGATTACAAACGCCACTTGCTGGTCTGCACCGGCCCGCGTTGTACGCAAAACGGCGAATCGCAAGCCTTGTTCGACAGCCTGGGGGCAAAGTTCAAGGCGGCGGGCCTGGATAAGGGCGCGTTACGGGTCAAACGCACCCGCACGAACTGTTTCGCCACCTGCAAGGCGGGGCCCATCCTCTGCGTACAGCCGGATGGCGTTTGGTATTACAACGTCACCGAAGCCAATCTCGACCGCATCATAGAACAGCATTTGCTCGGCGGCGTACCGGTGGATGAGCTGATTTTTCATCGCGGCCCCGGTTACTGACATGATTGATGGGGAATTTTATTCGGTATTTCCGCTTACTGCGCTTGCGACTATTTGAAATCGCTTTCTGGATACGGTTTCTTAACCAAGTGTCTCCCTTTTTGACCCGGATTGATGCCATGAACCGGACATTCAGAGACTTGATCTTTCGATTTACTGACAGGCGATTTTGGCCGAATTTGTATTTTTAAAATCGAAAATTATCGACAGTAAAATCAATTTCATCTAACTTGATGTTATTCCGTTTAATACGCAACAAATCCAAACACCGCGACAAATTTTTCCTTAGCCGTGCCCGTTAAATATGTGCAGGTTACGACTGGAATTTGACACAAGGCCAATATGACGACAGGACAGAGGAAACTGGTGCGATACTGGGTTATTGGAGGATCAGTTATTCTCGCGATTATACTCACGTCTTTCCTGGAAATCGAACATCAGCAGCCGGCATTGTTGGGACTAGGGGCTTTGTTTGGAATGTTCTCAGCGTTTCACGACTTTTCCTATTACAAAGGGTACGGAAACGAAAGAAAACGGATGGGCGATTTCATTGAATCCCATCCTAAACTGAAATTATGGCTGGTTGTTTTCAGCATGGCCGTTTTGCCGTACTTCATTTACAAAATGCAAACCGATGATAGCGTTTCTGGGAGTTATTACTTCTTGAGTTTTTTGTTACTGATTGGCCCCATTGTTTATGTTTCAGAGAGGGAACGATTTCATTCGCTAGGCGACTAACATACCAAACCCTA
Proteins encoded in this region:
- a CDS encoding (2Fe-2S) ferredoxin domain-containing protein gives rise to the protein MNDMTIPEKPKLGDYKRHLLVCTGPRCTQNGESQALFDSLGAKFKAAGLDKGALRVKRTRTNCFATCKAGPILCVQPDGVWYYNVTEANLDRIIEQHLLGGVPVDELIFHRGPGY
- the cobI gene encoding precorrin-2 C(20)-methyltransferase, with protein sequence MNEHRTGRLLGVSLGPGDPGLITRRAWEFLQRRDCCWTYPVRRKDADSHALQIVLCGGLTLPPQHAALIFPMTHDTDILAGYWLRAAETVLAHLHSGRDVLFLVEGDASTYSTFGHLARTVQALDAAVAIETVAGVPSFNAAAARVAMPLADTDETVAIIPAGYGIGMIERLLDDFDTLILLKVKPLLDDIIDLLQRRNLLAQAAFVEKAGAPEERVERDVQRLQGAKVNYLSLLLIRNPHRQRGELIRGCRKKTSTTELES
- a CDS encoding cobalamin biosynthesis central domain-containing protein, yielding MTEPRIVLVAITKHGLSQALRLAAQLPEAHLAVSEKFAADLPDIANPIEILSGALRANIGRLFENYDQLVMFISLGAVVRLIAPYLKSKDEDLGVVVIDDAGKFVIPVLSGHVGGANAFAERLAALLDAQAVLTTASDVGKTIPVDILGRELGWRVEAPKINITRVSAHVVNEEPIALVQEAGAKNWWSRPTPLPGNIHLFERFEEVDLDRYRAVLWVTRRDIEPGCWDKLAERLVVYRPPLGQDS
- the cobJ gene encoding precorrin-3B C(17)-methyltransferase, producing the protein MNKGKILLVGFGPGAPKHMSQRALDAIAEADVVIGYSTYIKLVQDLLDGKEVIRKGMTEELDRSIEAYEHARLGKTVALVSSGDIGVYGMAGPTYEVLFQAGWTPDSGISVEVIPGATALNACAALVGAPLTHDFCSISLSDLLTPWPTIARRLEAAARADFVVGLYNPKSGCRTQQIVEAQRILLLHRRADTPVAIVKSGYRRRQFIQMTTLAQMADCEIGMLCTVLIGNSSTFVREGLMVTPRGYANKYDTLTGETRNGEQAGRSLSMGLTGWHACVRRHIGEHPEANLRDIAGHFDAPLGEILAAVADAGEDDEAGVMKSKPIAEEQLDEVLAAASNWGRLRAVVRSHGAIAEILLEAQNLTRKNTWLNLTNEHCHLHVDTARIAGAWFFCQGDKQQGLYLTDAHGEAICSLLLVKAGGQFDQNALECFQQAIGQFGQTPRLD
- a CDS encoding cobalamin biosynthesis protein; translation: MKVILGLGCDRDTSTATVQSAVEQALALAGLDKRAVAGLATIDKKSDETAILELAQMYGWPLQFFSAQQLARVDVPNPSETVRKYMGTPAVAEAAALLAANATMSALLLEKHKYRGEDGKNATVSIVNLRE